From the Oryza glaberrima chromosome 5, OglaRS2, whole genome shotgun sequence genome, one window contains:
- the LOC127772742 gene encoding uncharacterized protein LOC127772742, translated as MDMLSEQHMVDCDHEDLIKRRQHHFYTWPIILPIDRTEAVSAAPLSPLAAFGNGAGRGYKVECQMRKPPEFTVTLAAVATLKLAAVLQLR; from the exons ATGGACATGCTCTCCGAGCAGCATATGGTCGATTGCGACCATGAG GATTTGATCAAGAGAAGGCAGCACCACTTCTACACCTGGCCAATTATATTGCCTATCGACAGAACTGAG GCTGTCAgcgccgctcctctctccccacTGGCGGCCTTTGGGAATGGAGCGGGGAGAGGGTACAAGGTAGAGTGCCAGATGAGGAAACCACCGGAGTTCACAGTGACATTGGCTGCCGTTGCCACGCTGAAGCTTGCAGCGGTATTACAACTAAGGTAG
- the LOC127774746 gene encoding DNA replication licensing factor MCM6: protein MEAFGGFFVDEKAARVENIFLEFLRRFKEADAAEAFYETELEAMRSRESTTMYVDFAHVMRFNDVLQKAISEEYLRFEPYLRNACKRFVMEQRTGENRAPIISDDSPNKDINIAFYNIPMLKRLRELGTAEIGKLTAVMGVVTRTSEVRPELLQGTFKCLDCGNVVKNVEQQFKYTEPIICVNATCQNRSKWALLRQESKFTDWQRVRMQETSKEIPAGSLPRSLDVILRHEIVEKARAGDTVIFTGTVVAVPDVMALTSPGERAECRREAPQRKNGSGVQEGVKGLKSLGVRDLSYRLAFVANSVQVADGRREVDIRDRDIDGDDSERQKFTEEEEDEVVRMRNVPDFFNKIVDSICPTVFGHQEIKRAILLMLLGGVHKITHEGINLRGDINVCIVGDPSCAKSQFLKYTAGIVPRSVYTSGKSSSAAGLTATVAKEPETGEFCIEAGALMLADNGICCIDEFDKMDIKDQVAIHEAMEQQTISITKAGIQATLNARTSILAAANPTGGRYDKSKPLKYNVALPPAILSRFDLVYIMIDEPDESTDYHIAHHIVRVHQKREEALAPAFSTAELKRYIAFAKSLKPQLSSEAKKVLVESYVTLRRGDSTPGTRVAYRMTVRQLEALIRLSEAIARSHLERVVLPAHVRMAVKLLKTSIISVESSEVDLSDFQDADDGTNVPADNDAGQPTEMDAAPQQDGPENEQAADTGKKKLVITEEHFQRVTQALVMRLRQHEESVTKDGDGLAGMKQGDLIIWYVEQQNAQGAYSSTAEVKEEVKCIKAIIERLIQREGHLIVIDEGAAPAADDGAARRTSESRILAVNPNYVID, encoded by the exons ATGGAGGCGTTCGGCGGGTTCTTCGTGGACGAGAAGGCGGCGCGGGTGGAGAACATCTTCCTCGAGTTCCTCAGGCG GTTCAAGGAGGCGGATGCGGCGGAGGCGTTCTACGAGACGGAGCTGGAGGCGATGCGGTCGCGGGAGTCCACCACCATGTACGTCGACTTCGCCCACGTCATGCGATTCAACGACGTCCTCCAGAAGGCCATCTCCGAGGAGTATCTCAG GTTCGAGCCGTACCTCCGGAATGCGTGCAAGAGGTTTGTGATGGAGCAGAGGACTGGCGAGAACCGTGCACCAATCATCTCTGATGATAGCCCTAACAAGGACATTAACATTGCCTTCTACAACATACCAATGCTGAAGAG GTTGAGGGAGCTTGGAACAGCAGAGATTGGTAAGCTCACGGCTGTAATGGGGGTGGTTACACGGACAAGTGAGGTCCGGCCTGAGTTACTGCAAGGCACCTTCAAGTGCCTTGACTGTGGAAATGTTGTAAAGAATGTTGAGCAGCAGTTCAAGTATACTGAG CCAATAATATGTGTCAATGCAACATGCCAAAATCGATCAAAATGGGCCCTTCTCCGACAAGAGAGCAAGTTCACAGATTGGCAGCGGGTCAGGATGCAGGAGACATCAAAAGAAATACCTGCTGGTTCACTACCACGCTCCCTGGATGTCATTCTGAGGCATGAGATTGTTGAGAAGGCTAGAGCTGGAGACAC GGTCATATTTACTGGAACTGTTGTTGCTGTTCCTGATGTTATGGCTCTAACTTCACCTGGTGAGAGAGCAGAGTGTCGCCGGGAGGCTCCTCAGCGAAAGAATGGGTCTGGTGTCCAAGAAGGTGTCAAGGGCTTGAAATCACTAGGAGTACGAGATCTGTCATATCGCCTTGCTTTTGTAGCAAACTCAGTGCAG GTGGCAGATGGAAGGAGAGAAGTCGACATCAGGGACAGGGACATAGATGGAGATGACAGCGAAAGACAGAAGTTCACT gaagaagaggaagatgaagTTGTTAGGATGAGGAACGTCCCTGATTTTTTCAATAAGATAGTTGATAGCATATGTCCCACTGTCTTTGGGCATCAAGAAATTAAGAGAGCAATCCTTCTCATGCTTTTGGGTGGTGTTCACAAGATAACACATGAAGGGATAAACCTTAGAGGTGACATCAATGTCTGTATTGTTGGTGATCCAAGTTGTGCGAAGTCTCAGTTCTTAAA ATATACCGCTGGTATTGTTCCACGATCTGTTTACACATCAGGGAAGTCCTCATCTGCTGCTGGTTTGACAGCAACTGTTGCTAAAGAACCAGAGACTGGTGAATTTTGCATTGag GCAGGAGCACTCATGTTAGCTGATAATGGCATCTGTTGCATTGATGAATTTGATAAAATGGACATCAAAGATCAG GTTGCTATACACGAAGCAATGGAACAGCAAACCATTAGCATAACAAAAGCAGGAATACAAGCAACTTTGAATGCAAGGACTTCAATTTTGGCAGCAGCAAATCCCACAGGAGGGCGTTATGACAAGTCGAAACCACTCAAG TATAACGTGGCATTACCTCCAGCTATTCTTTCAAGATTCGATCTGGTATACATAATGATCGATGAGCCTGATGAAAGCACTGACTACCACATTGCTCATCACATTGTGAGGGTCCATCAGAAACGTGAAGAAGCACTTGCCCCTGCATTTAGCACTGCAGAATTGAAACGTTACATTGCTTTTGCAAAGTCCTTGAAACCTCAG CTGAGTTCTGAAGCAAAGAAAGTTCTTGTTGAATCATATGTTACCCTTCGTAGAGGCGATAGTACCCCTGGTACTAGGGTTGCTTATAGGATGACAGTTAGGCAACTAGAGGCATTAATCAGGCTTTCAGAAGCTATTGCCCGAAGTCATTTGGAAAGAGTT GTTCTCCCAGCTCATGTTCGCATGGCAGTTAAATTGCTCAAGACATCCATCATCAG CGTGGAATCAAGTGAAGTCGATCTCTCTGATTTCCAAGATGCTGATGATGGCACAAATGTACCAGCCGATAATGATGCTGGTCAGCCAACAGAAATGGATGCTGCTCCTCAACAAGACGGTCCAG AAAATGAGCAAGCGGCAGATACTGGCAAGAAGAAGTTGGTTATAACTGAAGAACATTTCCAGAGAGTCACACAAGCTTTAGTTATGAGACTACGGCAGCATGAAGAGTCAGTCACGAAAGATG GAGATGGTCTGGCTGGCATGAAGCAAGGGGATCTAATAATTTGGTATGTCGAGCAGCAGAATGCCCAAGGCGCCTATAGTTCTACAGCAGAGGTGAAGGAAGAAGTGAAGTGTATCAAGGCCATCATAGAG AGGTTAATACAGAGGGAAGGCCATCTCATAGTGATAGACGAAGGAGCAGCCCCAGCGGCTGACGACGGTGCTGCACGAAGAACATCAGAGAGCAGAATCCTGGCAGTTAATCCGAACTATGTCATCGATTAA